One Dialister invisus DSM 15470 genomic region harbors:
- a CDS encoding DUF2939 domain-containing protein has product MKKLFIIIILLVTAAVGFYFGYWTNTPAYAAGEIQQAVQKKDLQLFKERVDMEKVYSSAIDDILSELKADGQPEHKMAATVIRGLKKDLIRELIRRTELKFQAKEVPDSSLMDKPLKSITAYIGSAALSMTDVLDVEEKDGLAFANIKLHDKKLDQDFLWRVQLEKDPNNKWTAVKIVNLKEYMEKRKELLKNQVEF; this is encoded by the coding sequence ATGAAAAAACTTTTCATCATTATTATACTGCTCGTTACCGCAGCTGTCGGATTCTATTTTGGTTACTGGACAAACACCCCCGCCTATGCCGCTGGAGAAATACAGCAGGCAGTACAAAAAAAAGATCTGCAACTTTTTAAAGAACGGGTAGATATGGAAAAAGTTTATTCTTCTGCCATTGACGATATCCTGTCAGAGCTGAAAGCAGACGGGCAACCAGAACATAAAATGGCCGCCACGGTCATCAGAGGACTAAAAAAAGATCTCATTCGTGAACTCATCCGGCGTACGGAATTGAAATTCCAGGCAAAAGAAGTCCCGGATTCATCCCTTATGGATAAACCGCTCAAAAGCATCACTGCTTACATCGGTTCTGCCGCACTCTCCATGACAGATGTTTTAGATGTGGAAGAAAAAGATGGGCTTGCTTTTGCCAATATAAAACTTCATGATAAAAAATTGGACCAAGACTTCCTATGGCGCGTACAACTTGAAAAAGATCCGAACAATAAATGGACAGCTGTAAAAATCGTTAATTTGAAAGAATACATGGAAAAGCGAAAAGAATTATTGAAAAATCAGGTTGAATTCTGA
- a CDS encoding potassium channel family protein, producing the protein MKKKKEETISYGVIGLGKFGYTLAIQLAEYGYDFLVVDKDENLVQDLRTVTESAIVVDDYDKKSIKDSGVKNCDVVIVCLEEQLEKSLLVTLNLINLGIKKVISVADTSEHGEILEKIGAEVVYPKRDMAIRLASRLRANMVLDFVQLNEEINIYKASLPKPLVGQTVVGSGLRTKFELNIIAIQNAAGVTDMISPNYVFQEGDLLFLAGSRDGFKALTEWVGLAGE; encoded by the coding sequence ATGAAAAAAAAGAAGGAAGAAACAATTTCTTATGGAGTAATCGGCTTAGGGAAATTTGGTTATACACTTGCTATACAATTGGCAGAGTATGGCTATGATTTCCTTGTTGTGGATAAAGACGAGAATTTAGTGCAGGATCTCAGAACCGTGACAGAAAGCGCTATTGTGGTTGATGATTATGATAAGAAATCCATAAAAGATTCCGGCGTGAAAAACTGTGATGTAGTTATCGTCTGTTTGGAAGAACAACTGGAGAAGTCTCTTTTAGTTACCCTGAATTTGATTAACCTCGGTATTAAGAAAGTTATTTCTGTGGCAGATACTTCCGAACATGGAGAGATACTTGAAAAAATTGGCGCTGAAGTTGTTTATCCAAAGCGGGATATGGCGATTCGTCTTGCCAGCCGCCTTCGCGCCAATATGGTTCTTGATTTTGTCCAGTTAAATGAAGAAATTAATATTTATAAAGCCTCTCTGCCGAAGCCTCTTGTTGGTCAAACTGTTGTCGGCAGTGGGCTGAGGACAAAGTTTGAACTGAATATTATTGCAATCCAGAATGCTGCAGGAGTTACTGATATGATTAGTCCGAATTATGTATTCCAGGAAGGCGACCTGCTTTTTCTTGCCGGAAGCAGAGACGGCTTTAAAGCGCTGACGGAATGGGTTGGACTTGCAGGTGAATAA
- a CDS encoding acyl-CoA thioesterase: MYTLRKRVRFYETDGMRVVYHGNYLNWFEEARVEYMREGGVCLNDLLAEGIVFPIVEMNVKYMKSAVYDDIVLVRAYLREVNRVKLVFEYEVLRENTNELLATGQSVGTYTKISTGKIVRIPEERLKKLMDMAEEDRTDG; the protein is encoded by the coding sequence ATGTATACATTACGTAAAAGAGTACGTTTTTATGAAACTGACGGAATGAGGGTCGTTTATCACGGCAATTATCTTAATTGGTTTGAGGAAGCGCGTGTAGAATACATGCGTGAGGGAGGCGTGTGCCTCAATGATTTGCTGGCGGAAGGCATTGTATTCCCTATCGTGGAAATGAATGTGAAGTATATGAAATCCGCTGTGTATGATGATATCGTTCTGGTCAGGGCGTATCTTCGCGAGGTGAATCGGGTTAAGTTGGTATTTGAATATGAGGTGCTTCGTGAAAATACGAACGAGCTTTTAGCAACGGGACAGTCTGTGGGAACGTATACGAAGATTTCCACGGGGAAAATAGTGAGGATACCGGAAGAAAGATTGAAGAAGCTGATGGATATGGCGGAAGAGGACAGAACGGATGGATAA
- a CDS encoding glutamate racemase has product MDNRPIGIMDSGVGGLTVACVLKEKYPNEKFIFIGDTARNPYGNKSPEEVTFFAEEMKAFLAGKQVKMIIAACNTITFSVPPSFFEGKIPVIGMSLDFPELESVNHLAVIGTPMTIRSHRHRERLKKDFPLMNVTEIPIDGLAYAIEMGKEESFIYRMINKAVQKAGAESVDAAVLACTHYPLVAGVFRDILPNTLLIDPAERTVKKAMSILADQNGQSEEAGPCLFFFTESTLRAEILVKKMFGRRADIQRVVLSGV; this is encoded by the coding sequence ATGGATAACAGACCGATTGGGATCATGGATTCCGGCGTAGGCGGTTTGACTGTTGCCTGTGTCCTTAAAGAAAAATATCCGAATGAAAAATTTATTTTTATCGGTGATACGGCGCGGAATCCTTACGGAAACAAAAGCCCTGAGGAAGTCACTTTTTTTGCGGAAGAAATGAAAGCATTCTTAGCGGGAAAACAGGTAAAAATGATTATTGCCGCCTGTAATACGATTACATTTAGTGTGCCGCCGTCTTTCTTTGAAGGTAAAATTCCTGTCATCGGAATGAGTCTTGATTTTCCGGAACTGGAAAGCGTGAATCATCTGGCGGTAATTGGTACGCCCATGACGATACGGAGTCATCGGCATCGGGAACGGCTGAAAAAGGATTTTCCGCTGATGAATGTCACTGAAATCCCCATTGACGGTTTGGCTTACGCTATAGAGATGGGAAAAGAAGAATCCTTTATTTATAGGATGATAAACAAAGCAGTTCAAAAGGCCGGTGCTGAATCTGTGGACGCTGCTGTGCTTGCTTGTACACATTATCCTCTCGTTGCAGGAGTTTTCCGAGATATATTACCGAATACCCTGTTGATTGATCCTGCGGAGAGGACAGTGAAAAAAGCGATGTCCATCCTGGCTGATCAAAATGGGCAGTCTGAGGAAGCGGGACCATGCTTGTTTTTCTTTACGGAAAGTACCCTCAGGGCGGAAATTCTTGTAAAGAAAATGTTTGGCAGGCGAGCGGATATACAACGAGTTGTTTTATCAGGAGTGTGA
- the cobT gene encoding nicotinate-nucleotide--dimethylbenzimidazole phosphoribosyltransferase: MGLLDETIGRIHPLDREAMYKAQKRWDDLYVGVGDLGKLEEMVIQYAGVTGEVLPEIPKCCMVVACADHGVYRQKVSAYPQSTTVGMVKSYVDVKGASANALAHYCGAHMVVVDMGINADMSDVPGLLHRKITFGTKDITEGAAMSRAEAIHAIEAGIEIAENKIKEGYRVFTVGEMGIANTTASACILGAFNRWNAVEVTGRGTNISDARLLHKIEMVQKALDVNQPDPADGLDVLSKVGGFEFGCMTGVMLGAAANHCMTIIDGFNSTASAFIAKALSEESVQYLMASHLSLEQAHRKSLKAIGLTEYIDLDIRLGEAVGASIQKKILDMALAVYKDGADKRTGVAE; the protein is encoded by the coding sequence ATGGGATTGTTAGATGAAACAATTGGGCGTATTCATCCCTTGGACAGAGAGGCCATGTATAAGGCGCAGAAGCGCTGGGACGATCTTTATGTGGGTGTAGGGGATTTGGGCAAGCTGGAAGAGATGGTGATTCAGTATGCAGGAGTTACAGGGGAGGTATTACCCGAGATTCCTAAATGCTGTATGGTGGTGGCTTGTGCGGATCATGGCGTGTATCGTCAGAAAGTATCTGCTTACCCCCAGTCTACAACTGTAGGCATGGTAAAATCTTATGTGGATGTAAAAGGCGCATCAGCCAATGCTCTGGCTCATTATTGCGGTGCTCATATGGTCGTAGTGGATATGGGAATCAATGCGGACATGAGTGATGTGCCCGGTTTGCTTCACAGAAAAATTACTTTCGGAACCAAGGACATAACAGAAGGGGCGGCCATGAGCAGGGCAGAGGCGATTCACGCCATAGAAGCCGGTATTGAAATCGCAGAAAATAAAATAAAAGAAGGATACCGTGTCTTTACGGTGGGAGAGATGGGGATTGCGAATACGACAGCGTCTGCCTGCATACTTGGAGCATTTAACCGGTGGAATGCTGTTGAGGTTACGGGGCGTGGTACAAATATTTCCGATGCCCGTCTTCTTCATAAAATTGAGATGGTGCAAAAAGCACTTGATGTCAATCAGCCGGATCCTGCTGACGGTTTGGATGTGCTGTCTAAAGTTGGAGGTTTTGAATTCGGGTGTATGACGGGCGTTATGCTTGGTGCGGCTGCCAATCACTGCATGACGATTATTGACGGATTTAATTCTACTGCCAGTGCATTTATTGCAAAGGCACTGTCTGAGGAATCCGTTCAATACCTGATGGCTTCTCATTTGTCCTTGGAGCAGGCTCACAGAAAATCACTGAAGGCAATCGGTCTTACAGAATATATTGATTTGGATATCCGTCTTGGGGAAGCTGTCGGCGCAAGTATACAAAAGAAAATATTGGATATGGCGCTTGCTGTTTATAAAGACGGCGCGGATAAAAGAACGGGAGTGGCAGAATGA
- a CDS encoding TrkH family potassium uptake protein yields the protein MRRHMFRWSPARIIAGAFGSISFIGSILLYLPWGHMPGQSITYVDALYTAVSALCVTGLSIVDTAAVFNPFGQAILAVLIQVGGLGVSTMGAGVLLMLGRKVGIRQRNLIHDTMNLDSYSGVVRFLRTLFATTVFIEIIGAFLGYFVFRRDYEMMESIGLSIFHSISSFNNAGLTILTKEWSMEMYAEDPFMLILTTALVFVGGLGFIVIRECWVNRFRWRKLSMHSRVSIFMAVFLLIGGAVLLKLTNPISWLVAFFSSQSARSVGYMVYPFESWSPAGLLVMLVLMFIGTSTGSTGGGVKTSTVFALVLGVRRVTTNARAEAFHYSLPPLAFRKAAVVVVLAIADIVISTFILLLVCPELSLAEAFTEMMSAFTTVGLSLGTTASLNEWGKLISILVMLTGRMGPMTIATAWYFYEETRARYPEGNVTVG from the coding sequence ATGAGAAGACATATGTTCAGATGGTCTCCTGCGCGCATTATTGCGGGAGCCTTTGGCAGCATCAGCTTCATCGGTTCTATATTGCTGTATCTTCCCTGGGGGCATATGCCCGGACAAAGTATAACCTATGTAGATGCTTTGTATACTGCGGTCAGTGCTTTATGTGTGACAGGTTTATCTATTGTTGATACAGCAGCGGTATTTAATCCTTTTGGGCAGGCAATCTTGGCGGTGCTGATACAGGTAGGGGGGCTTGGCGTTTCTACCATGGGAGCAGGCGTACTGCTTATGCTTGGACGGAAAGTCGGGATACGGCAAAGAAATCTGATTCATGATACGATGAATCTTGATTCTTATTCCGGTGTGGTCCGTTTCTTGCGGACACTTTTCGCAACGACAGTTTTTATAGAGATCATCGGAGCCTTTCTTGGATATTTCGTTTTTCGCCGTGATTATGAAATGATGGAATCTATCGGGCTTAGTATTTTCCATTCTATTTCTTCGTTCAATAATGCGGGATTAACAATTCTGACGAAAGAATGGAGCATGGAAATGTATGCTGAAGATCCTTTTATGCTGATTCTTACGACAGCACTTGTTTTTGTTGGCGGTTTAGGGTTTATTGTAATTCGTGAGTGCTGGGTAAACCGGTTTCGTTGGCGCAAGCTCAGCATGCACTCCCGGGTTTCCATCTTTATGGCCGTATTCCTTCTGATTGGCGGCGCTGTGCTCCTTAAACTGACAAATCCTATTTCCTGGTTGGTCGCATTTTTCAGCAGCCAATCGGCGAGATCGGTAGGATATATGGTGTATCCTTTTGAATCCTGGTCTCCTGCGGGATTGCTTGTCATGCTGGTCCTGATGTTTATCGGCACTTCAACGGGATCAACGGGAGGCGGAGTAAAAACGAGTACTGTTTTTGCGCTTGTGCTCGGGGTACGTCGTGTAACGACCAATGCGAGAGCGGAGGCTTTTCATTATTCATTGCCGCCACTGGCGTTCAGAAAAGCGGCGGTTGTCGTAGTTTTGGCTATCGCAGATATCGTAATCAGTACGTTTATTTTGCTTCTTGTGTGCCCGGAACTTTCGCTGGCAGAAGCCTTTACAGAGATGATGAGCGCTTTTACTACGGTGGGACTGTCACTTGGGACGACAGCTTCTTTGAATGAATGGGGGAAGCTGATTTCTATTCTGGTTATGCTTACAGGAAGAATGGGACCGATGACTATTGCAACAGCCTGGTATTTTTATGAAGAAACCCGGGCGCGGTATCCTGAGGGCAATGTAACAGTTGGTTAA
- a CDS encoding nicotinate-nucleotide--dimethylbenzimidazole phosphoribosyltransferase, whose protein sequence is MSGIQAPDKETMEACRLYVDNLIKPIHSLGKLEDIAVRLAGITGKIKPGKLNKAIVIMAGDTAVDGENKTGGKTSLTEVQMVSRGLGTVSAVARTLGAPVYLIDVGLEQNTNDIEGVLTNKVVYGTHRGNPALDQDAVSAAISIGMSVARTLAVQGIQAVGLGNIGERSLLSALGVTAAIMKKELQENSLKDGFSLHMDDVGNMANDPVGVLSRVGSAEIAGLFGLVVQAAREKIAIVFDNAVTGAAVLAAIEVYPEVRDYVFPSAAYNEPVHQIQMKKLGMKPFFYYDFTVAEGFGSAMGLSLFDAALDMVNEMKTFGQGGVDVAEDGPGKGRQREDVQ, encoded by the coding sequence ATGAGCGGAATACAGGCACCGGATAAGGAAACCATGGAGGCTTGCCGGCTTTATGTGGATAATTTAATTAAGCCGATCCATTCCTTGGGAAAGCTGGAGGATATAGCAGTCAGGTTGGCGGGGATTACAGGAAAAATAAAACCTGGAAAGCTGAATAAAGCGATTGTCATTATGGCGGGTGATACGGCGGTAGACGGAGAAAATAAGACTGGCGGTAAAACAAGTTTGACAGAAGTACAGATGGTATCCAGAGGATTGGGCACTGTAAGTGCGGTGGCCCGTACGCTTGGTGCTCCGGTGTATCTTATTGATGTGGGGCTGGAACAGAATACCAATGACATAGAAGGTGTTTTGACAAATAAGGTGGTTTACGGAACTCATCGTGGAAATCCCGCTTTAGACCAAGATGCGGTATCCGCTGCTATATCGATCGGGATGTCTGTAGCAAGGACATTGGCAGTTCAGGGTATTCAAGCTGTGGGGCTGGGGAATATAGGTGAGCGTTCCTTGTTGTCCGCCTTAGGCGTAACAGCTGCCATTATGAAAAAGGAGTTACAGGAAAATTCCCTAAAAGACGGATTTTCTCTCCATATGGATGATGTGGGAAATATGGCAAATGATCCTGTCGGCGTATTGTCTCGCGTAGGCTCCGCTGAAATTGCAGGACTTTTTGGCCTTGTGGTACAGGCGGCAAGAGAGAAGATTGCCATCGTATTTGACAATGCGGTAACCGGTGCTGCCGTTCTTGCTGCAATAGAAGTATATCCTGAAGTAAGGGATTATGTATTTCCATCAGCGGCTTATAATGAGCCTGTTCATCAAATACAAATGAAGAAACTGGGAATGAAACCTTTTTTCTACTATGATTTTACCGTAGCAGAAGGGTTTGGTTCAGCGATGGGACTTTCACTTTTTGATGCTGCTTTGGATATGGTTAATGAAATGAAAACTTTTGGACAGGGCGGTGTCGATGTGGCGGAGGATGGTCCCGGCAAGGGACGGCAAAGGGAGGATGTGCAGTGA
- the groL gene encoding chaperonin GroEL (60 kDa chaperone family; promotes refolding of misfolded polypeptides especially under stressful conditions; forms two stacked rings of heptamers to form a barrel-shaped 14mer; ends can be capped by GroES; misfolded proteins enter the barrel where they are refolded when GroES binds), with amino-acid sequence MAKKVLYNEEARKALLKGVDQLADAVKITLGPKGRNVVLDKKYGAPNIVNDGVSIAREIELKDPFENMGAQLVKEVATKTNDVAGDGTTTATLLAQSMIHEGMRNVAAGANPMVLKKGIEKAVDVLVGEIKKKAVSVDTKAKIAQVASVSSADSTIGNLIADAMEKVGNDGVITVEDSKTMGTSLKVVEGMQFDRGYLSPYMVSDADKMECVMNDPYILITDKKIPVIQDIIQLLEKVVQAGKELLIIAEDVEGEALATLVVNRLRGTFKCAAVKAPGFGDRRKAMLEDIAVLTGGQVISEDMGRKLDSASIEDLGTAHQVRITKDNTTIVGGAGDKAAIASRVEQIREQLKVATSQFDKDKLQERLAKMSGGVAVIEVGAATEVEMKDKRLRIEDALNATRAAVEEGIVAGGGTTFVDIQKELDGIKAEGDVKTGINIVRHAVEAPIRQIASNAGMEGAIVAEKVKAAKVGIGYNAAEDKYEDMIAAGIVDPAKVTRSALQNAASIAALVLTTEAIVGDEPEDKPAMPPMPPMPGAGMM; translated from the coding sequence ATGGCAAAGAAAGTTCTTTATAATGAAGAAGCTCGCAAAGCGCTTTTAAAAGGTGTTGATCAACTGGCAGATGCAGTAAAGATTACTCTTGGACCCAAGGGGCGTAATGTGGTCCTCGACAAGAAATATGGCGCACCGAATATCGTTAATGACGGTGTATCCATCGCCCGTGAGATTGAGCTGAAAGATCCCTTTGAAAATATGGGTGCCCAGCTTGTGAAGGAAGTGGCAACAAAGACAAATGACGTGGCCGGTGACGGTACGACAACTGCCACACTGCTGGCTCAGTCCATGATTCATGAAGGGATGAGGAACGTAGCTGCCGGTGCAAACCCGATGGTTCTGAAAAAAGGTATTGAAAAGGCAGTAGATGTTCTTGTGGGAGAAATTAAAAAGAAAGCCGTATCCGTTGATACGAAGGCTAAGATCGCACAGGTAGCCTCTGTTTCTTCTGCTGATTCTACCATTGGTAATCTGATTGCTGATGCCATGGAAAAAGTAGGTAATGATGGTGTTATTACTGTAGAAGATTCCAAAACTATGGGTACAAGCCTTAAAGTTGTGGAAGGCATGCAGTTTGACCGTGGGTATCTCAGCCCGTACATGGTTTCCGATGCTGATAAAATGGAATGTGTCATGAATGATCCATACATTCTCATTACCGATAAAAAGATCCCTGTAATTCAGGATATTATCCAGCTGTTGGAGAAAGTGGTACAGGCAGGTAAAGAACTTCTCATTATTGCGGAAGACGTAGAAGGTGAAGCGCTGGCGACACTCGTAGTCAACAGGCTTCGCGGGACATTCAAGTGCGCTGCGGTCAAGGCTCCTGGCTTTGGTGACCGCCGCAAAGCCATGCTGGAAGATATTGCTGTGCTTACCGGCGGGCAGGTGATTTCCGAAGATATGGGCCGCAAGCTGGATAGCGCTTCTATTGAAGATCTTGGCACAGCACACCAGGTTCGCATTACAAAAGATAATACAACAATTGTCGGTGGTGCGGGAGATAAAGCAGCTATCGCATCCCGTGTGGAACAGATCCGTGAGCAGCTCAAAGTGGCAACTTCCCAGTTTGATAAAGATAAGCTTCAGGAACGTTTGGCCAAGATGTCCGGCGGGGTGGCTGTCATTGAAGTTGGTGCAGCAACTGAAGTGGAAATGAAGGACAAGAGGCTCCGCATTGAAGATGCTCTGAATGCAACCCGTGCGGCTGTAGAAGAAGGCATCGTAGCAGGCGGCGGTACGACATTTGTTGATATCCAGAAAGAACTGGATGGAATCAAAGCAGAAGGTGATGTAAAGACAGGAATCAATATTGTCCGTCATGCTGTTGAGGCGCCAATCCGCCAGATTGCAAGCAATGCAGGCATGGAAGGTGCGATTGTGGCTGAAAAGGTAAAAGCTGCAAAGGTCGGCATCGGTTACAATGCAGCGGAAGATAAATATGAGGATATGATTGCTGCAGGTATTGTAGATCCTGCAAAAGTTACCCGTTCCGCTTTGCAGAATGCAGCATCTATTGCGGCACTTGTACTGACAACAGAAGCCATCGTTGGAGATGAACCGGAAGATAAACCGGCAATGCCTCCGATGCCTCCGATGCCCGGTGCCGGAATGATGTAA
- a CDS encoding coenzyme F420-0:L-glutamate ligase produces MADLKLVPVPTRILTNKDNIVDAIMEYAGHDITNHDIVCAAESVVAITQGRYIRPEELHICWQARLMNRFVPGAGSMASIYGMQAAMEEEGKWNMLFSFIIGAVAKIFGKAGVFYARCRQASLIDDVTGTMPPFDKCLVYGPADTDRVCEEIKNATGAYGAVIADVNDLRRSAVLGKSKGINPGQIAKILIDNPFGNDNQKTPIVIIKNFTDHINR; encoded by the coding sequence ATGGCAGATTTGAAACTTGTTCCGGTTCCTACCCGGATTCTGACAAATAAAGATAATATTGTAGATGCGATTATGGAATACGCGGGGCATGATATTACCAATCATGATATCGTTTGTGCAGCGGAATCAGTCGTGGCAATTACTCAGGGGCGTTATATCCGTCCTGAAGAACTTCATATCTGCTGGCAGGCCAGATTGATGAACCGTTTTGTACCGGGCGCGGGATCCATGGCCAGTATTTATGGCATGCAGGCGGCCATGGAAGAAGAAGGGAAATGGAATATGCTTTTTTCTTTCATAATCGGCGCTGTGGCAAAAATATTTGGCAAGGCCGGCGTGTTTTACGCCCGATGCCGCCAGGCATCTTTGATTGATGATGTTACAGGAACGATGCCTCCTTTTGATAAATGCCTCGTTTATGGGCCGGCGGATACTGATAGGGTATGCGAAGAAATAAAAAATGCTACCGGTGCGTACGGTGCAGTCATTGCGGATGTAAATGACTTGAGGCGTTCAGCCGTTCTGGGGAAGAGCAAAGGAATCAATCCCGGTCAGATAGCGAAGATTCTGATTGATAATCCCTTTGGCAATGATAATCAGAAAACACCTATCGTCATTATCAAAAATTTCACAGACCATATAAATAGATAA
- the larC gene encoding nickel insertion protein, whose protein sequence is MKALFIRCNGKLTPDMLVGGLIDMGVPPAYLRTKLEAAGVSSDFIERSNLDAKVSAHYFCIPEKEDKPLLLKQKDLFVIWRKICEGGESGWESLGWKVFSALSAGASDALDEIPATIIDLRRCRVKEENLISLYCFLAGLDYLGVETLFTCPFSLAAGTSEAARTTEKILTRAVSTTENVISSEDIDPFAAAILEGLSAGFIAMDGRFLVDKTAYGTASVEKIEGEVTVAEYLGYFTDREDSIFSRHLKVFGMGV, encoded by the coding sequence ATGAAAGCTTTATTTATCCGTTGTAATGGAAAACTAACGCCGGATATGCTGGTTGGCGGATTGATTGATATGGGGGTGCCGCCGGCCTATCTTCGAACAAAATTGGAGGCAGCCGGAGTTTCTTCCGATTTTATTGAACGTTCAAATCTTGACGCAAAAGTATCAGCTCATTATTTTTGTATTCCGGAAAAAGAAGATAAACCTCTTTTGCTAAAGCAGAAAGATCTGTTTGTCATATGGAGGAAAATCTGCGAAGGTGGCGAGTCGGGATGGGAAAGCTTGGGGTGGAAAGTGTTTTCAGCTCTTTCTGCCGGCGCGTCAGATGCATTGGATGAAATACCCGCGACAATTATTGATCTACGCAGATGCCGGGTAAAAGAGGAAAATTTGATTTCCTTGTATTGTTTTCTCGCCGGATTGGATTATTTAGGTGTGGAAACATTATTTACCTGTCCATTTTCCCTGGCGGCGGGGACTTCAGAAGCTGCCCGGACGACGGAAAAAATTCTGACGAGAGCCGTGTCGACAACTGAGAATGTGATTTCATCCGAGGATATTGACCCATTCGCTGCAGCTATACTGGAGGGGCTTTCTGCAGGATTTATCGCCATGGATGGACGATTCCTGGTGGATAAGACTGCTTATGGGACTGCCAGTGTGGAGAAAATAGAAGGGGAAGTTACGGTGGCTGAATATTTAGGGTATTTTACGGATCGGGAAGATTCCATTTTCAGCCGTCATCTGAAGGTTTTTGGAATGGGTGTCTGA
- a CDS encoding DUF488 domain-containing protein: protein MRICIKRVYEAASPDDGERILVDRLWPRGLSKEKAAIDIWEKDVAPSAALRKWFGHDPDKFDDFRNKYRKELEDNPAIKRLEDMIHHLGKDKKVTLLFGAKDETHNQAAVLKEYLDSKDN from the coding sequence ATGCGGATCTGTATAAAAAGAGTGTATGAAGCTGCCAGCCCTGACGACGGGGAAAGGATTCTTGTGGACCGCTTGTGGCCCAGAGGTTTGTCAAAAGAAAAGGCTGCCATTGATATATGGGAAAAAGATGTGGCACCCTCTGCAGCGCTTAGAAAATGGTTCGGACATGATCCGGATAAATTTGATGATTTTAGGAATAAATACAGAAAAGAACTTGAAGATAATCCGGCGATCAAACGTTTAGAGGATATGATTCATCATTTAGGGAAAGATAAGAAAGTAACTCTTCTTTTCGGCGCTAAGGATGAGACTCATAATCAGGCGGCGGTATTGAAAGAATACTTGGATTCAAAAGATAATTGA
- the groES gene encoding co-chaperone GroES yields the protein MLKPLADRVLVEVDVEESKTAGGILLPDTAQKKSQKGTVIAIGSGKVLDNGERLPFEVAVGDRVLFAKYSGVDIEEGGKKFLLLSERDILGKL from the coding sequence ATGTTAAAACCATTAGCAGATCGTGTTCTTGTCGAAGTCGATGTAGAAGAATCCAAGACCGCAGGCGGTATTTTGCTTCCTGATACAGCGCAGAAGAAATCCCAGAAAGGGACAGTTATTGCCATTGGCAGCGGGAAGGTCCTTGACAACGGAGAACGTTTACCGTTTGAAGTGGCGGTAGGTGACAGAGTTCTTTTTGCAAAGTATTCCGGTGTTGATATTGAAGAAGGCGGAAAGAAGTTCCTTCTTCTTTCTGAAAGAGATATTCTTGGAAAACTTTAA